From a single Miscanthus floridulus cultivar M001 chromosome 8, ASM1932011v1, whole genome shotgun sequence genomic region:
- the LOC136477071 gene encoding protein DETOXIFICATION 35-like, translating to MVGDASNIEGAPLLGGRQASHEPDTPPVRNAGDAARMVWDESKRLWGIGLPIAVGMLSMYAISSITQMFIGHLGNLPLAAASIGLSVFSTFALGFLLGMGSALETLCGQAFGAGQVAMLGVYLQRSWLILVSACVLMTPLFVFAEPLLLLLGQDADVARESARFSIYIIPSIFAMAINFGASKFLQAQSKVTVPAYIGLGALLANVLLNYLFVYVLGWGLPGAAAAYDVAHWVIALGQMAYIVGWCKDGWRGWSAAAFRDIWAFVRLSLESAVMLCLEIWYMSTITVLTGDLEDAQIAVDSLGICMNINGWEGMIFIGLNAAISVRVSNELGSGRPRAAWNAVMVVVGEALLIGLVCMALILIFRDSFSIIFTSDATLQRAVAKIAGLLGLTMVLNSVQPVVSGVAVGGGWQGIVAYINLGCYYIFGLPLGYLLGYKFNFGVGGIWSGMLCGITLQTIILLVVIWRTDWKAEAAQASSRVQKWGGKGTDEVKPLLQ from the exons ATGGTGGGCGACGCCAGCAACATCGAGGGGGCGCCGCTCCTCGGCGGCCGGCAGGCCTCCCACGAGCCCGACACCCCGCCGGTGCGCAACGCGGGGGACGCCGCGCGCATGGTCTGGGACGAGTCCAAGCGCCTCTGGGGCATCGGCCTGCCCATCGCCGTGGGCATGCTGAGCATGTACGCCATCAGCTCCATCACCCAGATGTTCATCGGCCACCTCGGCAACCTCCCGCTGGCGGCCGCCTCCATCGGCCTCTCCGTTTTCTCCACCTTCGCGCTCGGCTTCCTCCTCGGCATGGGCAGCGCGCTCGAGACGCTCTGCGGCCAGGCCTTCGGCGCCGGCCAGGTCGCCATGCTCGGCGTCTATCTCCAGCGCTCCTGGCTCATCCTTGTCTCCGCCTGCGTCCTCATGACGCCCCTCTTCGTCTTCGCCGagccgctgctcctgctcctcggcCAGGACGCCGACGTCGCGCGCGAGTCCGCCAGGTTCTCCATCTACATCATCCCCTCCATCTTCgccatggccatcaacttcggcGCCAGCAAGTTCCTCCAGGCGCAGAGCAAGGTCACCGTGCCCGCCTACATCGGCCTCGGGGCGCTCCTCGCCAACGTCCTCCTCAACTACCTCTTCGTCTACGTGCTCGGCTGGGGCCTCcccggagccgccgccgcctacgACGTCGCCCACTGGGTCATCGCGCTCGGCCAGATGGCCTACATCGTTGGATGGTGCAAGGACGGCTGGAGGGGATGGTCCGCCGCCGCCTTCCGCGACATCTGGGCGTTCGTCAGGCTCTCGCTCGAGTCCGCCGTCATGCTCTGCCTCGAGATATGGTACATGAGCACCATCACCGTGCTCACCGGCGACCTCGAGGACGCGCAGATTGCCGTTGACTCGCTAGGCATATG CATGAACATAAACGGGTGGGAGGGCATGATCTTCATCGGCCTCAATGCCGCTATCAG TGTCCGGGTCTCCAATGAGCTTGGCTCCGGCCGTCCAAGGGCCGCATGGAACGCCGTCATGGTGGTCGTCGGCGAGGCGCTGCTGATCGGGCTCGTGTGCATGGCactcatcctcatcttcagagatagCTTCTCCATCATATTCACCAGCGACGCCACCCTGCAGCGAGCTGTCGCCAAGATCGCCGGCCTGCTCGGCCTCACCATGGTGCTCAACAGCGTGCAGCCTGTGGTTTCAGGGGTCGCGGTTGGGGGTGGATGGCAAGGCATCGTTGCCTACATCAACCTCGGCTGCTACTACATCTTCGGCCTGCCCCTGGGCTACTTGCTCGGCTACAAGTTCAACTTTGGAGTTGGG GGGATTTGGTCCGGCATGCTTTGTGGTATCACACTTCAGACGATCATCTTGCTAGTTGTGATTTGGAGGACAGATTGGAAAGCAGAG GCAGCACAAGCTTCAAGCCGTGTGCAAAAGTGGGGCGGCAAAGGCACTGACGAAGTCAAGCCTCTCCTGCAATAG